A stretch of Miscanthus floridulus cultivar M001 chromosome 13, ASM1932011v1, whole genome shotgun sequence DNA encodes these proteins:
- the LOC136499883 gene encoding uncharacterized protein has product MELPIVLWSLRMTPSQATSYMPFFMVYGSEAILPTDLDYGAPRVRAYDEQGAEASLEDAMDQLDEACNDALLRSAKYQQDLCWHHGHLVQGQAFNIGDLVLCLIQDNKNCHRLSLPWEGAYVITEVLRPRTYKLKTIDDRVFINTWNIE; this is encoded by the coding sequence atggagcttcccATAGTACTTTGGAGCTTGAGGATGACCCCCAGCCAGGCGACCagctacatgcctttcttcatggtctatggttctgaagcaatcctcccaaccgacctcgactatggagcgccaagggtcagggcatacgaTGAGCAAGGGgctgaggcatccctcgaggatgccatggaccagctcgaTGAAGCATGCAATGACGCCCTccttcgctcggccaagtaccagcaagatCTATGTTGGCACCATGGGCATCTAGTGCAGGGTCAGGCATTCAACATTGGGGATTTGGTGCTCTGCCTCATTCAGGACAACAAGAACTGCCACAGgctctctctgccatgggaaGGAGCATACGTCATCACGGAGGTGCTCCGACCGAgaacctacaagctcaagaccatcgatgacAGAGTCTTcatcaacacttggaacattgaatag
- the LOC136499884 gene encoding uncharacterized protein, protein MGIDRSRVRPTGVPFHGVVPGKQAIPLRQIDLHITFEDSTNYRTETLTFEVVEFHGTYHAILGRPCYAKFMAVPNYTYLKLKMLGPHGVITIDTSFQRVYKYEVECCDRASAIITSEELVVIKEGTAEEAPDFKRSAGSFEPTEGIKEVLVGLVAPRAKWCASTPRFPPNRKALVDFLRTNRDIFVWKPSDMPGIPREVVEHALKIKLSSKPVK, encoded by the coding sequence ATGGGCATCGACCGGTCACGCGTCCGACCAACCGGGGTGCCTTTCCACGGTGTCGTTCCAGGGAAGCAAGCCATACCGctcaggcagatcgacctacaCATCACCTTCGAAGATTCGACCAACTACAggacggagacccttaccttcgaggtggtcgagtTCCACgggacctatcacgccatcctaggacgaccatgctacgcgaagttcatggccgtccccaactacacctacctaaagctcaagatgttgggcccgcatggggtcatcaccatcgacacctccttccagcgcgttTACAAGTACGAGGTTGAGTGTTGTGACCGTGCCTCAGCAATCATCACCTCCGAGGAGCTCGTGGTCATCAAGGAAGGGACTGCCGAGGAGGCACCCGACTTCAAGCGGTCGGCCGGATCCTTTGAGCCCACGGAGGgcatcaaggaggtcctcgttggcctagtagctccgagggcaaagtggtgcgcatcgacaccacgctttcctccaaataggaaagcgctcgtcgacttcctccgcaccAATAGAGATATCTTcgtgtggaaaccctcagacatgccgggcatcccgagggaggtcgtcgagcacgccttgaagatcaagctgagctccaagccggtgaagtag
- the LOC136499087 gene encoding aminoaldehyde dehydrogenase 1a-like, whose protein sequence is MASPAMVPLRQLFVDGEWRPPAQGRRLPVVNPTTEAHIGEIPAGTAEDVDAAVAAARAALKRNRGRDWARAPGAVRAKYLRAIAAKVIERKPELAKLETLDCGKPYDEAAWDMDDVAGCFEYFADQAEALDKRQNSPVSLPMETFKCHLRREPIGVVGLITPWNYPLLMATWKVAPALAAGCTAVLKPSELASVTCLELADICKEVGLPSGVLNIVTGLGPDAGAPLSAHPDVDKVAFTGSFETGKKIMAAAAPMVKPVTLELGGKSPIVVFDDVDIDKAVEWTLFGCFWTNGQICSATSRLLIHTKIAKEFNERMVAWAKNIKVSNPLEEGCRLGPVVSEGQYEKIKKFISNAKSEGATILTGGVRPAHLEKGFFIEPTIITDITTSMEIWREEVFGPVLCVKEFSTEDEAIELANDTQYGLAGAVISGDRERCQRLSEEINAGSIWVNCSQPCFCQAPWGGNKRSGFGRELGEGGIDNYLSVKQVTEYISDEPWGWYQSPSKL, encoded by the exons ATGGCCTCGCCAGCGATGGTCCCGCTGCGGCAGCTCTTCGTCGACGGCGAGTGGCGCCCGCCCGCGCAGGGCCGCCGCCTCCCCGTCGTCAATCCCACCACCGAGGCCCACATCG GCGAGATCCCGGCGGGCACAGCGGAGGACGTGGAcgccgcggtggcggcggcgcgggcggcgcTCAAGAGGAACCGCGGCCGCGACTGGGCGCGCGCGCCGGGGGCCGTCCGGGCCAAGTACCTCCGCGCCATCGCCGCCAAG GTAATTGAGAGGAAACCTGAGCTAGCTAAGCTAGAGACACTTGATTGTGGGAAGCCTTATGATGAAGCCGCATGGGACATG GATGATGTTGCTGGGTGCTTTGAGTACTTTGCGGATCAGGCAGAAGCCTTGGACAAAAGGCAAAATTCCCCAGTTTCTCTTCCAATGGaaacttttaaatgccatctcCGAAGAGAGCCTATTGGGGTAGTTGGGCTGATAACTCCTTG GAACTATCCTCTCCTGATGGCTACATGGAAGGTAGCTCCTGCTCTGGCTGCTGGTTGTACAGCTGTGCTAAAGCCATCTGAATTGGCTTCTGT GACTTGCTTAGAGCTTGCTGATATCTGTAAAGAAGTCGGTCTTCCTTCCGGTGTCTTGAACATTGTGACAGGATTAGGTCCTGATGCTGGTGCTCCTTTGTCAGCGCACCCAGATGTTGACAAG GTCGCTTTTACTGGGAGTTTTGAAACTGGTAAGAAGATTATGGCGGCTGCTGCTCCTATGGTCAAG CCTGTTACACTGGAACTTGGTGGAAAAAGTCCTATAGTAGTATTTGATGATGTTGACATCGACAAAG CTGTTGAGTGGACTCTGTTTGGGTGCTTTTGGACCAATGGTCAGATTTGCAGTGCAACATCTCGTCTTCTTATCCAT ACAAAAATTGCTAAAGAATTTAATGAGAGGATGGTTGCATGGGCCAAAAATATTAAGGTTTCGAATCCACTTGAAGAGGGTTGCAGGCTTGGGCCAGTTGTTAGTGAAGGACAG TATGAGAAGATTAAGAAGTTCATATCGAATGCCAAAAGCGAAGGTGCTACTATTCTGACTGGAGGTGTTAGACCGGCG CATCTTGAGAAGGGGTTCTTTATTGAACCAACAATTATTACTGATATCACCACATCAATGGAAATTTGGAGGGAGGAAGTCTTTGGTCCAGTCCTGTGTGTTAAAGAATTTAGCACTGAAGATGAAGCCATTGAACTGGCCAACGATACACA GTATGGTTTGGCTGGTGCTGTAATTTCTGGTGATCGTGAGCGCTGCCAGAGATTATCTGAG GAGATCAACGCTGGATCTATCTGGGTAAACTGCTCGCAACCCTGCTTCTGCCAAGCTCCCTGGGGCGGGAACAAGCGCAGTGGATTTGGACGTGAGCTTGGAGAAGG GGGCATTGATAACTACCTGAGCGTCAAGCAAGTCACGGAGTACATCTCTGATGAGCCATGGGGATGGTACCAATCCCCCTCCAAGCTGTAA